ACAGTGCGGTCTACGATGTCAGCGGAAAGTATGCTTACAGGGCCAGTGGTTATGGCGCCGCTGTCTATGATGGCCTGCATGGCGTTTTGTATCTCCTGGGTCGTAAGACCGTCCTTCGGATATCGCAGAGATAGGAGCCACCTGTCGTTGTCAGCTGTTCCAAAGTACATCCTGAGGGTCTTCAAGCATTTTCACCTCCTTTCCTAGAGCTTTTGGCTGCAC
The DNA window shown above is from Thermovirga lienii DSM 17291 and carries:
- a CDS encoding hypothetical protein (PFAM: Protein of unknown function (DUF2922)~KEGG: aco:Amico_1741 hypothetical protein~SPTR: Putative uncharacterized protein), whose amino-acid sequence is MKTLRMYFGTADNDRWLLSLRYPKDGLTTQEIQNAMQAIIDSGAITTGPVSILSADIVDRTVTEMF